A genomic stretch from Lathyrus oleraceus cultivar Zhongwan6 chromosome 2, CAAS_Psat_ZW6_1.0, whole genome shotgun sequence includes:
- the LOC127120073 gene encoding uncharacterized protein LOC127120073: MSSTMTELEQEELLEKSEVFKIKGRDKHGRKILRIIGKFFPARLVSVDVLKNYLEERVFPKLGKKKFAILYIHTGVQRSENFPGISSLRSIYDAIPANVKENLEAVYFIHPGLQARLFLATFGRFLFNAGLYGKLRYVSRIGYLWENVRRNDVMIPEFVYDHDEDLEYRPMMDYGLESDHARVYDTAPALDSPFSSYSMRCIS, translated from the exons ATGAGTTCTACCATGACCGAACTCGAACAAGAAGAGTTGCTTGAAAAATCAGAAGTCTTCAAGATCAAAGGAAGAGATAAGCATGGCCGCAAGATCCTCCGCATTATCGGGAAATTCTTCCCTG CTCGATTGGTTAGTGTTGATGTTTTAAAGAATTATCTGGAAGAAAGGGTTTTCCCGAAACTAGGGAAGAAAAAATTCGCGATACTTTACATTCACACCGGTGTTCAGAGGAGCGAGAATTTTCCCGGAATCTCTTCTCTCCGGTCGATTTACGACGCGATTCCGGCGAACGTGAAAGAGAATTTAGAAGCGGTTTATTTCATTCATCCCGGTTTACAGGCCCGTCTTTTTCTCGCTACATTCGGCCGCTTTCTCTTCAACGCTGG GTTGTACGGAAAGCTAAGGTACGTTAGCAGGATTGGTTATCTATGGGAGAACGTCAGGAGGAACGATGTTATGATTCCAGAGTTCGTGTATGATCATGATGAAGACTTGGAGTACCGTCCAATGATGGATTACGGGTTAGAGAGTGATCACGCTAGGGTTTACGATACTGCACCTGCACTAGATTCTCCCTTCTCCTCTTATTCCATGAGGTGTATCTCATAG
- the LOC127123589 gene encoding protein MAIN-LIKE 1, translating to MVRRRGADGRIPVRTLDRGASSSAAAAEPTGYPGGPYDTSLLVKYEHHVARHIWFGEERGPKKELKVAGHGLKLNSRVPLALPPQMESWVSRSGLASLQRTSLNKIDTNLVSAFVERWHLETSSFHMPFGEMSITLDDVACLLHLPIRGIFWSPQDVTEELAVELAVDYLGVSQSQAQSHVRSCRGSYYKLEWLYDIFVHHRAASSWAYATRAYLLMLVGSTIFADKTFTLVEARYLLLFRDLDGCSGYSWGAAALVTLYRYLGDASMYSCKQLGGYPTLLQCWIHEYFPTVGKRGENWNPAGNGGLPQAMRWSYRQGVLKLPSECCRCDRFIFRGHHSI from the exons a tggttcgaagaagaggtgcagatggccggattccagtccgcacgttagaccggggtgcatcttcatctgcagctgcagctgagccgactggatatccaggagggccgtacgatacatcgcttttggtgaagtacgagcatcatgttgctcgacatatatggttcggtgag gaaagaggaccaaagaaagagttgaaggttgccggacatggactgaagttgaattctagggttccattggctcttccaccacagatggagagttgggtatctagatccggtttagcttcactgcagagaacgagtctgaacaagatagacacaaatcttgtctctgcatttgtggaaagatggcatctagagacatcttcatttcacatgccgtttggtgaaatgagcattactttagaTGATGTCGCATGTCTACTTCACTTGCCCATTAGGGGTATCTTTtggagtcctcaggatgtgactgaagagctagctgttgaacttgctgttgactacctaggagtgtcacagagtcaggcacagtcacatgttcggagctgcagggggtcgtattacaagttggagtggttatatGATATATTCGTACATCATAGGGCTGCTTccagctgggcatatgcgactagagcatatctattgatgttggtgggttccaccatatttgctgataagacctttacacttgtagaggcacgatacctcctcctgtttagggacttggatggatgttcaggatatagttggggagcagctgcactagttaccctctaccgatatcttggagatgcgtccatgtacagttgcaaacagctaggtggatatcctactctcctacag tgttggattcacgagtattttccaactgttggaaaaagaggggagaattggaaTCCTGCTGGAAACGGTGGTCTTCCCCAAGCGATGAGATGGTCATATAGACAGGGAGTCCTGAAG TTACCATCAGAGTGTTGTCGATGTGATCGGTTCATCTTCCgtggccaccactccatctga